In a single window of the Gossypium hirsutum isolate 1008001.06 chromosome A13, Gossypium_hirsutum_v2.1, whole genome shotgun sequence genome:
- the LOC107925421 gene encoding protein NRT1/ PTR FAMILY 4.6, with protein sequence MEGGYQDTRWEGYVDWRNKPALRGKHGGMLAASFALAVEVLENLAYLANASNLVLYLSKYMHLSPSKSANNVTNFMGTAFLLALLGGFLSDAFFTTYHIYLISALIEFLGLIILTIQAWTPSLKPPTCDPSTTPSMPCQEIDGGKAAMLFIGLYLVALGVGGIKGSLPTHGAEQFDENTPQGRKQRSTFFNYFVFCLSFGALIAVTFVVWVEDNKGWEWGFAISTIAILVSIPIFFFGSGFYRNKIPSGSPLTTICKVLVAAMLKGCMSRNSSNAIANLSASPSFEPETNKEPEENAKQTDEIPTQSLKFLNRAVVYKPAHPALQCTVNQVEDVKIVLKILPIFACTIALNCCLAQLSTFSVEQAASMDTKLGSLKIPPASLPVFPVVFIMILAPVYDHLIIPFARRVTNTEMGITHLQRIGIGLFLSIISMAVAALVEIKRKRVATDSGLLDSTAPLPITFFWIALQYLFLGSADLFTLAGLLEFFFTEAPSSMRSLATSLSWTSLAMGYYLSSVIVSIVNNVTGNSGHSPWLSGYTINRYHLDRFYWLMCVLSTLNFLHYLFWAMRYKYRSAGAGASK encoded by the exons aTG GAAGGAGGGTATCAGGATACTAGATGGGAAGGGTATGTGGATTGGAGGAACAAGCCTGCTTTAAGGGGCAAACATGGTGGCATGCTTGCTGCTTCCTTTGCCTTGG CTGTGGAAGTGCTAGAGAACTTGGCCTACTTGGCAAATGCAAGCAACCTGGTGCTGTATCTGTCAAAGTACATGCACTTATCTCCATCAAAATCTGCAAACAATGTCACCAATTTCATGGGCACTGCTTTCCTTTTGGCTCTCCTTGGTGGCTTCTTGTCTGATGCTTTCTTCACCACTTACCACATCTACCTCATAAGCGCACTCATCGAATTCCTG GGCTTGATCATTCTTACCATCCAAGCTTGGACACCTTCCTTAAAGCCTCCAACATGTGATCCATCCACCACCCCATCTATGCCATGCCAGGAAATTGATGGTGGGAAAGCGGCTATGCTGTTCATAGGCCTTTATCTAGTGGCACTTGGTGTTGGAGGGATAAAGGGGTCCTTACCAACTCATGGTGCTGAGCAGTTTGATGAAAACACTCCACAAGGAAGGAAGCAAAGATCTACTTTCTTCAACTACTTTGTCTTTTGTCTCTCATTTGGTGCCCTTATTGCTGTCACATTTGTTGTGTGGGTTGAAGATAATAAGGGATGGGAGTGGGGTTTTGCCATCTCCACCATTGCAATATTGGTGTCAATCCCAATCTTCTTCTTTGGCTCTGGCTTTTATAGGAACAAAATACCCTCTGGCAGCCCACTTACAACCATTTGCAAG GTACTGGTTGCAGCTATGCTGAAGGGTTGCATGAGCAGAAACTCAAGCAATGCAATTGCGAACCTCTCTGCAAGCCCTTCTTTTGAACCTGAAACCAACAAAGAACCAGAAGAAAATGCTAAACAAACAGATGAAATCCCAACCCAAAGCCTTAAATTCCTAAACAGAGCTGTGGTGTACAAGCCAGCTCACCCAGCACTTCAATGCACGGTGAACCAAGTAGAAGACGTCAAGATCGTGCTAAAAATCCTCCCCATATTTGCTTGCACCATCGCCCTCAACTGCTGCCTAGCTCAGCTCTCGACATTCTCGGTCGAACAAGCCGCTTCCATGGACACCAAGCTGGGTTCATTGAAAATCCCACCAGCTTCACTACCGGTTTTCCCTGTAGTGTTCATCATGATCCTAGCCCCAGTTTACGACCACTTGATCATCCCATTTGCTCGAAGGGTAACCAACACCGAGATGGGCATAACTCACTTGCAACGAATCGGAATCGGTTTATTCCTTTCCATAATATCCATGGCAGTGGCCGCACTCGTGGAAATCAAACGAAAAAGAGTAGCAACCGACTCAGGCCTACTCGACTCGACAGCTCCATTACCCATCACCTTTTTCTGGATTGCTTTGCAGTATCTGTTCTTAGGTTCGGCTGATCTTTTCACCTTGGCAGGGCTACTAGAATTTTTCTTCACTGAAGCACCGTCAAGCATGAGATCATTGGCTACTTCCCTTTCCTGGACTTCTTTAGCAATGGGGTATTATTTAAGCTCAGTGATTGTATCGATAGTAAACAACGTGACTGGTAACTCAGGCCACTCGCCATGGCTGTCTGGTTATACAATAAACCGATACCATCTCGACAGATTCTACTGGCTCATGTGCGTGCTCAGCACATTGAATTTCTTGCATTACCTTTTCTGGGCCATGCGCTACAAATACAGATCCGCAGGAGCTGGAGCTAGCAAGTAA